gtggacagctctaagtacatgTGTGAATGACATGGCCATCTAGGATGAAgataccgccgcctgctggtgtggataattatttcctctcacgcaggtgcagaacgtacgCGCTAACTGGCCgccggctgtagtctttgcgctgtgttcgggtgcaacttgtcggccaaaaccaAGGAGACGTTAGGCGATATCACTACTGATATTtgtgtctgctgtattagccatgtgtttactaggTTGGTCCCGAATACcaagctttggtgagaaatatccgaaggtatttgaagcttctACCCTGTTTCAGTGCAGCTGCCGGactactgtaaacacacacacctctatacacaacaaacagtgatatccgtctaagaataactaataataattaatgttgaatatgaataatgttgtgggattattctttatttcataaaaaaaaaaaaaaaaaattaaagcattcaaataatgatttggaggtcgaataccatggcaacggtcgaagcttggAAGCATTCGGGTCATCGTAGTGTTAaaaccatgtgtttactacgtgtttatttgcaaatAGAGCAGGAAAGTGAGATCGGATCTCAAGTGGTAACTGGAGAGATGCATGTGGTGTGAACTGACGTACTTAGAGCTAGATCTGATCactcaggatgcatgttaataccaggtctgaacagggtgtTCTTCTGTTATTTGGGTTACGATATATATTACCGAACAGACAGCGAGGAACACTTTGTTTGATCTTTCCACAAACCGTTTTCTGGGACAGCGAACCTCAAAAgatgaggtgaggaggaggtggagagaaagGGAAGGGAGGATGCAGACGGAgtgaagagagggaaaaagacaCGAGGGTGaaataaaaagacagacaggagagagatACGCATCTCCTGTTCGTCAGGCGGTTTCATAATCGTGGTCTAATTGCCTGTCGGCAAAGGTAGCACTCAGATGTCCTCTTAGTTACGTAATGAGCCCCCTGTGGGGATGTATGGGAGgtgggagggaaagaaagaaaggagacaaggaggggaggagggtgaGGGGGCAGGAAATGACAGGACAGAGACAGAAGGATGGAGACGGGAGACATTCATcaggctgtctgtgtgtgtgtgtcagcgggAACTCTTCTATTTCTATTCTTATGAGGACAAAATGTTCTCATAAGGATAGAAAGAGTGCCACTTCTACAAAAGGGATTTGGATTTAGGGTTCAGATTAGATTTGGATTTGGAGGACGGGGTTAAGGTAAAGGTTAAGACTGGATGAAGGAATGTGGTCATGGTTCttggaagtataaaaaaaaatgtggatgtGAGAGAGACAGCTGCTGGGTGAATGGAAAAGACGTTTCAACCACAGCCCCACACTGCTCGGGGAGAGGATGGAGGACACTCAGAGACCGACACAGCAAATGCACTGTGTTGTGGACAGAGCAagctgataaataaatacaggagggagaggggaggggggacAATGGTACGCTGTCGTCACAGCGCCAGGACAAAAGCACAACCTCGCCACGCCAGCATCGCCTGCCTTTTAATGTCAACCAAAAGGACAATGACGCAAATCGGCCAGCTGTAACCTCCAGCTACAGCGGGCGAAAACACACAGGAGGTGCAACAGGATGTCAATCAGATTTTAGACTGGctcatttaaaaagggagaaGAGGAAGGAAGCCAAGCTCTGGCCTGAGTGACAgcagatgtgatgatgatgatgatgatgatgatgatgatggtacaaCTTGGGAGGTCAAAGGTGACGAATGAAAGGCACAGCTTCAATGGTTCCCCCTGAGTTGTCGCTGTCTTCTCCAACTCTCCTGACTGGGTTTTCCATGTAGTTTAGTTCAGAAGTCCGATTTAGCAACGTCATCCTGtctgtattttcaaaataatttccagatttatgtactgtatgcctCTAGTTTTATCTTCAGCACCAGCAAAAGTTCAACCTCCAATCAGTTACACCAGACACTGTTTTAAAGGGAATCGCTGCATTGGAGGGGGTTTGGAATGGATATACAGCGCAAGCTTTAAGGAGCTTGCTGACATCGTACaatacacacaatcacacatttGCACAAAACATACAGACTCGCACGTTGAGGCTTTCCTAAACAACATTAAAGAAAGATGTGGGGACTGAATCTGTGCTTTAGATAATTGTAGAAAATAACTACGCACACCTTTTTCTactcacaagcacacacacggAGGATGCGAGACAAGTGGCGTTATGCAGGCGGGTGGGATGCATTGATGCTCTGGTCCAATGGGATTTCCTGAGTTGTATGAATGACAGTCCCTCTGGGAGAACCTCAACGGGGCTCCTCGTATCACCATGGAGATGGGAGTTTCTGCATGTGTCACATAAATATGCCATTTTgcaaatatcataaaaaagaaGGGAAAGTAGAGAATAAAAAGGCAAAGCTTTTCAGGAGTCAGtatgagaggaaagaaagattttgaaataaaaaacaaaaaaacaaagagctcTTTGTGAGGATCATGACAAATGCAATAACAAACCGTATCACAGTATCctcttttgaaataaaaaataaaatttttgttcacattttgttttgttttttttcccagtaaACTATATCACACAGTGATAACGAAGAAAAGGAGAAATCTACAGCCACATTAGCTTCgtgcaaaaaaacacatacactgGCACGCCGCATAGGCAAAGAGATCAAAGCAAGACAACGCatacaaaaatatagaaaatctCCGACGCAActcttcacagaaaaaaaacgtttCTGTCTTTTCCAACTGCGCCACTTCCTGCCGAAACACCGATCGCCGAAGGGTCACTTCAGGAACATTCTGTCAGTGTTTGCTGtcgtcgctgctgctgctgctgctgtgtattttttttttaagacaacCAAAGTTCTCGTGTCTTCCATGCAGGAATCCACAGAACCTCAAAAATATCCAGTAGCTATAGTTGATCATTATGGCAGATGTCCATCATAATGATGTTTGGAATAAGGTGAACAACAACATGTCTGAGTGATAGAAAACTAGTACAATAAAAGCATATAATTTCTGTTATATCGTTTGTGACAAatcttttttaaactttgttaTTTTAAAATACATACTATGCCCTGTCACTTTGAAGACATTCCAGCATTTGCTCATAATTGGTAGTGACAGGGTTAAATAGTTTGGCATACTCAGCAAGCCATGCCAAAAGGATGCTATTGTCTCTTGCAAAGGAGGGGgagggtgggagagagagggaggtccCAGGATGCACCTCTCTCCCATTGGAGACGTTGGGGAGGTGGGTGGGGGTTATACAGAACAGCTGAGATTGCAAACCGTGCTCAAGACCGGGTCGGCCCATCGATTTCAGCACTTGCAAAACACATGCAAAGATAAGTCAGAGTTTTGGACTCAGTCATTCTGTCTGCCGGTTGGTGGCGTCCGTTTTTAGAGTCGCTTCACAGGTGGGGACGGAGCCGGAAACTGCGTGCGTCATTCCCCGTCACAGGACTGCTGTAGCACTCCTGCTTTCACACTGATAAAAAAGATTGTTTGGACGCCTTCAAAGGAAATAGTTGATACATCGAATGAGGGACGAAGCAGTCacgaggtggagaggaggagttgAAATGCTGCGAGTAAGGCAAAGACGGATGATTTATGTTTCAGTcagaggggggagaaaaaaaacagcatgcgTGGCGGTTCAAACTGTTCAGATACCATGGAGGAGAggggttgcaaaaaagaaaacccTCTAAAGAGTTTAGAGGGGTTAAACACTGAGGTGAGATGAGAGGAGTCATTGGTTGTTTGGCTCTCctgccctctcctcctcctcctcctcttcatcctcctcatcgaGAGACACGACCCCAGAGGACGCCACGTCGGAGACCCTCCGGTGTGGATCGTACTCCTCTCCGTTGCCCTCCGCATCCACCTGGCACACGGTGCTCTCATAGTCCTTGCAGGGGGTGTCGTCGTCCTCGCCGGGTGACAGATACGTCTCAGAGtaagacatggagtagcaaggaGAGTCCTGACCCCCGCAGGGCCTGATGCCCCGCCCGTCCCCGTTCAGGTTGTGGAAGCCAGAGTCCCCTCCGCCGCGCCCGCTCTGCCCTGCCCTCTGCAGCCGggccagcagcagctcctcgcCTCCCTGCAGCGCCGCCAGGATCTTGGCGGCGAGCTCGGCGGCATTGCTGTAGGAGTGGTTGCCGCGGTTACCGCCCAGGTCACGCAGAAGCGGGTGTTGCTCGTCCAGGCTGCAGAGGCTGGAGCACAAGGTGTCCGGGGAGCCTGCCGTGGGGGAGGGCTCACCGCTGCCACCGCcctctccgcctcctcctcctcctcctccgaccTCGCAACAGGGCCCTCGCAGGCCCAGGTGTTGGCAAAGCTGGCTGTGGATCAGTTCCTTCAAGTAGGGCGGATATGATGACATATCTAGAGGGAATGACACAGACTGTGAGTATCAAGTCCTCAAggaagaacaacaacaataagaaaagaaatacataatGTTTCCTGTCGGGTCATCAGATAGGagcaccagagttcgattaaaacGGACTAGATGTcagcttgtgaaagcgcccttataTAATATGAAACTGTACCCAAAGTAGGCTTTTTATATGCAAAATACAGCACGtagaaacatttttaaaatatcaagATATATGTAGCAAATTAAACAATTTGATTACAGTAgtgctaaaaaaaacagttgcaaaatcaaaatgtaatgtgaaagagagagatactGTAACTGAATTATCATCTTTGactttgcagatttttttcTACCACAAAGTTCTGAATAATGTGTCGTCAGTCAGAAGATCATGAAGAGTTGATTAATATGGAGGCATGGTACCTGTGAAACTCCATTCACTAAATAAAGAAGCCATAGATGGATATATGAAGACAGAGCAGCAGCACTGAGCTGAATGTTATTAGCTGCAGTAGTTCAGGTTATCGGTTCAGTGTAATCAAGAAGAAAGCTCtggtctacacacacacacacacacacacacacacacagccatggTCAAATACACTCTGTGTATTTATAACCCGCTCACACACCATCCTCACACAGACGCTGTCTCTGCAGCAAAGGAAATGATATTAAAGTTGCAGGAGGGATATCAAATTGCGCcgaggaacaaaaaaaaatgttgggagCGGATGAAAACTGGGGCACTGGGACAATgaaagatacagagagagagagagattgatgaGGGAGAGGCTGTGTGATGGGGTATGATGGGGAGGAGGGGGACCATATGAaggaaataaatgtgatttagcTTTACCACagtacaatgtgtgtgtgtgtgtgtgtgtgtgtgtgtgtgtacctgtgctCTGTGTGGTGGGCTCGTTGGCAGGCAGAAAGTCCTCGTCATATGAGTCATCGTTGGACTCGTCACCGTCCACAGATGACCAGGCCCTCAGCTTAGCTTCCGCTATGGCAAACTGCTCTGCCACACCTGCAGacaaacacatatatacacgTAAGCTGCACGCGCAAATACATGGTTGGCATGGTGACCAGGAGGCAGCGGTCCGTGGTGTCTCCATGTCATGTAGCTGTTTTTGATCTTCAGGTCTGCGTTGAGGAACAAAGTGCACGGCGCGGTATTAgactggacagagagagagtgcatTCCCATTAGAGTTCCTCAGTGGTCATTTGGCTGGTGCACTTAAGATGGCTGTCACTGAGTGTTTGATAGTGTTGTTATGCAGGTTGCATTCCTGCCAGTGCAGAGGAGACGGTAAGTTGGAAGAAGCACAAAGAAGATCCGAACAAAAGCACAGACAAAATCACTGTAATGCCAGAAGACATATACTTCAGTAAAGTAATTAGTGTTGACATGATGAGCAGGGTGGAATCACCTCCAGCATAATGTACATTTCCACAGCAGTAATTCCATCAATGCAACAGAATAACatcattagggctgcaactaacaattattttcattgtcgatttaATCTGTCAGTAATTTTCTTGTTTAATCGaaaagttgtttggtctatgaaatgtcagcaattggtgaaaaatatcgatcagtgtttcccaaagcccaagatgacatcctcaaatgtcttgttttgtccacaattcaaagatattcatagaggaaaataaataaataatatactctatatacgtatatatagacttctatacaatcagacttctttttgtgttcaatgtgtgtgtctggctgAGGTGAGTCAGCATGTGCCAGAACCAATAAGCCACAAGGTCCAAGTGACCAATCACCTCCAATCATCATCAGGCGCTGGCCAATCAGAGAGTCCCTCtcgttctctctttctctctgtgctcAGCCTCATCCACTTCCACTCAATCCATCTGTTTTGTATTCTCCCCTGTTCATCCCCCCTCTCTGCTTCATGTCATGCCTTTCTTCCAATCGTCTCTCTCAATAAAACGCTCCATCGACTCACCTGACTCTCCTCGTTCCTACCGTTCCCTTCTCTTTCACCGTGCAATCTTTCAGCCTTGTCCCTCACTTCTCATTTTGATTTCTATCTCTCTGAATCTCTctcctcagtctctctctctcttttctggTCAATGCTCAGTATTCATGCGTTGTCTAGCACAGAGAGCGAGATCGATGCTTCCATTCATCTTCCACTGTAGCTGGGCTCTGAACTCTCTTCACAAACACCGACACATCCTCCAGCTATTGCAACCGTGCCGGCTGCTCTTTAGTTCTCTTCTGAAAGCCTTTTTGAATTCCTTTAACTGTAGAAGAAAGACCGCTTTCACCTACATACATACTGTTTTTATGTCACTGACCCACATACAGCACATAAATGTCTAGAAAAGGGATAAAGAGATACTCTACGCCTACAAATAGACGCAAACAAAACCACATCTGTGCTCGTCTGTCTGTACGACAGCAACATGTAGGAGGTGACCTAGTTTAATGCAGAGCATGAGAATATTTTAACAATATTATCTCATGGCAAAATACAAGCTAAAAAAGATTCAAATTCGGATACAAGTCTGCATCTATGGACGACCAGGCATGAAAGTCTCATTCATTGGGGCAGATTGTCACGTTAATATTAAAAGGAAATGGTTACGCGGTCAAATGTCTCATGAAAATATGATTACATTTTATGTAAGTCTCAAACCTAAACTGTGTTTGTGACCCAACTTTGCAGAAATGCGCTTACCATGAAGATCTGAAAATGAAAGAgattctctttctttctctgtcacacacacacctttgctACGTTTCTACTACGACTAAGACTTCATCACTTTATCTGAAGGTGTTTGTACACGGTGATACAGTTTGGATATAGAGTAGCAGGCTGTACGTAGTACACAGGTTTGCAGTTTTACACCGGTCAGCTCGCAACTAccaagagactcaaaatgactacaaagagatataaTATGACTACAAGATACATAAAACAACTACATATAGATGCAAATTGACTACAAAGAGGGGCAAAATACACagacaaaaaataacaacaacaaaaaacaattacaaagatacaaatagacacaaaactaTAGAGATGCAAATCAACTAcaaaaaggggcaaaacaaccacagacaaaaaataacagcaaagaccaaaacaactacaaaaacacacaaaacaactacaaagagagacaaaacaactacaaaaacacacaaaacaactacaaaaagatgtaaaacaactacaaagagatgtaaaacaactacaaagagatgcaaatcaactacaaagagatgtaaaacaactacaaagagatttaaaacaactacaaagagatgtaaaacaactacaaagagatgtaaaacaactacaaagagatgcaaattaACTACAAAAAttgacaaaacaaccacagacaaaaataacttctaaaagaccaaaacaaagtgacacaaaacgaccagagagacaaaaaaattactacaaagtgacacaaaacaaccacagagagacataaaatgactacaaagagacacaaaacaacaacaaatagaaGCTAAAACATTATAAAGTCTGTGTGTCATCTTGCTCTTATGTAGGAGAAGTGGTGGGGtccattgtctcataatccacTGATGCTCCTGCGGGTGGATATAACCCTCAGATTGTTAAATTGGGCTGTCACTTGTAGCAAAGACATTTGTCCAACACCTAATGCCAAATTTCCCACTTTGAATTTTCCAGCAGGCCTCTTTGCTCTCTAACACACACGTACAGACATGTACTTTCAACATAATCTCTCACTcacactctctgtctctttcattcacacacacacacagtgacataaGCCTCTCTGTGTCGGTCAAGGCTCGGCAGCCAGTTTCATGCACTACGAGAGACACAGCAGGATTAGCTTCGAAGaatgcctgtgtgtgttgttggcacAAGTCAGTCCATCAATAGGACACCTGCATTTTCAATTCTCAGGATGCctcctacacaaacacacaccgttGTTTTTCTCCTGTAGCTACCTTGAATACGAACCAATACTGTTCtgcacacaataaaacactcacTTCACACATTCGCACATGTACTAACGCGCTCGCTGACATTCACGCAGTGTCCAGTCACCCACAGTAACACCATCACCGGGCTACAAGGAGAgagttgacaaaaacaaaaagagtcAGCACAACCGGCTCCCTGATGGACGAGCGATGATGTAATCCGAAGAGACAAGGAGAAATATGATGTATAGTAATGTCTCCCCAACCCTTGACTGCTAGTCAACTTACATtgattaaatcaaataaaaagggTGTGTAAATTACTGTATTACATGCAATATGCAGGCTCAAACAGTTCTAAAAAGACCATCTAAGCTAAAGAACTATTTTGCGTTCCTTTATAAATCAGCTTAGTTGCACATGAAAACCACTATCCTAACCAAAGAATACTGAAATGGATCGTTTACTGTGATACTGGATCACAAAGATGGAGGCATGACAAGAGGAGAGAAGTCATGTAAATAGTGAGATATAAAAGAGGAATGAAAAAATGAACAGTGGAGGCTCAGAGGAAAATCGCTCAGTCACGGTGGCAGTAGCCAGGAGCAAAACCTTACTGTGCAAATTAACCTTGAGAGTCTGCATTGCAGGGAGCGAGCGAGAGAATGGAGGGAGAGcagggtgaggaagaggagataaagagagcgagagagggcaCATTAAAAGAGGGGACAGTGTGAATAGGATGAAGGGGGTAATGAATAGAGGGGGCGGGAGTGAatgaaagaaaagtaaaagatgAGGTGAGTGAGTAAAAGATGAGAGGAGACAGATGAGCTGAGGGTGAGCGGCGCTCTGAGAGAAGAAGAGTAATGAATGTGGCTGCAGAATCAAACATCCCATCGAAACCATTAACATGTGATCTGTATCTGGATAATGACATCTGATCGTGGGTCTTTGTACTTACACCTGTGATCAGCTCTCAATAGTGAAGCAATGCTGCTGTACAGGTATGTTCCTCACGACTAATTTCCCTGATGTTTAAATGGAAGTTTAAACTTAGTCGACTAGTCTAAAAGTaagaaaacacataaaaatgtaGCACAATTTAATCTATAAGCCATTTgaaatcacatttttaaataaccAAATCATATTTTCAATGCTGCTGTATGTCCCCCGTGTCCGCtgtctgcttcaatccatatttgttggtgtttagcctttcaaaaacaactttttccaCTGCGGTCAAAACCCTGTTTACTCTACCGCACGCACCTGTGTTAATGGGGCGGTCTagcagacattcaaagcttcattcaaaaACCTCATCAAAGCTTTGCatgtaaaaaaatgacattcattACGGCCCTATTTCTGCTGGCCAATCCAGTTGATCAGGAGATAAACAGACTGACCGCTCAAGCCAGCCGCTATTTCggaaagaggaggtggtggcagGCAGGGGGCCGGGAGAACACGGCGGGTGGAAGATGAATCAGGAGCGGCTGATGAGATCAGATCAGAGCGGAGAATGTAATCTGGCAATATGTAATTCAAACgtgtacattaataaaataataaaatgtttaactgACTAGTATTTCTGGTGCAGACTAGCGAGTGAAGCAACGTTTCATCGACTAGTCGACTAATCGCGCACATCCCTACTGCTGTTTGGACTCTGCTTGTTTTGCCTTTGCCACAAAAGGGCTCATACAAAGCTTTTTGACGTGAGTTAGATATCCTCTCAACTTATTGGGTGGATTTGATTTGGTGTATCTGAGAAAATCTGAGTTTGGGCTTGAAGAAAACAGATTTCAAACAGACAGCAGTTACAACTGATATAGTGTTTGAAG
The Sebastes fasciatus isolate fSebFas1 chromosome 7, fSebFas1.pri, whole genome shotgun sequence genome window above contains:
- the fam131ab gene encoding protein FAM131A isoform X1, coding for MGCISSKAPIVAIDGSLRVDWSPACSKSDLALWGNTRTSLARRLILTAPLGVLDFSQVNVDDTIEMLPKSRRALTIQEIAALARSSLHGISQVVKDHVTKPTAMAQGRVAHLIEWKGWCRPIDTPAALESDFNSYSDLTEGEQEARFAAGVAEQFAIAEAKLRAWSSVDGDESNDDSYDEDFLPANEPTTQSTDMSSYPPYLKELIHSQLCQHLGLRGPCCEVGGGGGGGGEGGGSGEPSPTAGSPDTLCSSLCSLDEQHPLLRDLGGNRGNHSYSNAAELAAKILAALQGGEELLLARLQRAGQSGRGGGDSGFHNLNGDGRGIRPCGGQDSPCYSMSYSETYLSPGEDDDTPCKDYESTVCQVDAEGNGEEYDPHRRVSDVASSGVVSLDEEDEEEEEEERAGEPNNQ
- the fam131ab gene encoding protein FAM131A isoform X2; this encodes MVLTALTQFSCKVNVDDTIEMLPKSRRALTIQEIAALARSSLHGISQVVKDHVTKPTAMAQGRVAHLIEWKGWCRPIDTPAALESDFNSYSDLTEGEQEARFAAGVAEQFAIAEAKLRAWSSVDGDESNDDSYDEDFLPANEPTTQSTDMSSYPPYLKELIHSQLCQHLGLRGPCCEVGGGGGGGGEGGGSGEPSPTAGSPDTLCSSLCSLDEQHPLLRDLGGNRGNHSYSNAAELAAKILAALQGGEELLLARLQRAGQSGRGGGDSGFHNLNGDGRGIRPCGGQDSPCYSMSYSETYLSPGEDDDTPCKDYESTVCQVDAEGNGEEYDPHRRVSDVASSGVVSLDEEDEEEEEEERAGEPNNQ
- the fam131ab gene encoding protein FAM131A isoform X3, coding for MLPKSRRALTIQEIAALARSSLHGISQVVKDHVTKPTAMAQGRVAHLIEWKGWCRPIDTPAALESDFNSYSDLTEGEQEARFAAGVAEQFAIAEAKLRAWSSVDGDESNDDSYDEDFLPANEPTTQSTDMSSYPPYLKELIHSQLCQHLGLRGPCCEVGGGGGGGGEGGGSGEPSPTAGSPDTLCSSLCSLDEQHPLLRDLGGNRGNHSYSNAAELAAKILAALQGGEELLLARLQRAGQSGRGGGDSGFHNLNGDGRGIRPCGGQDSPCYSMSYSETYLSPGEDDDTPCKDYESTVCQVDAEGNGEEYDPHRRVSDVASSGVVSLDEEDEEEEEEERAGEPNNQ